GCCGTCCGGCGGGGACTCCCGGTGGCGGAGGCGCTGCGGCGCGTGGCCTCGCACGAGGACATCCTCGCGTTGCTGGACTCGCGCGTCGCGCTCGAGCGGCAGTCGGGCTGGACGCGCAGGCTGGACCGGCGCGGGGACCTCACGCCGCGCCAGGTGGTGGAGCAGTACTACCTGCCGCACCGCCCCGTCGTGCTCGAGGGCTTCATGCGCGACTGGCCCCTCATGCGCGAGTGGACGCCGGCGCGGCTGGCCGAACGCTACGGTGACGTGGCGGTGGAGGTCATGGCGGGACGCGAGGCCCGCGCCGACCACGACGTAGAGCCGGATGCCTGTCGACAGGTGCTGCCCTTCGGAGCGTTCCTCCGTCGGCTCGAGCAGGGCGGGCCCACCAACGACCTGTACCTGACGGCCCGAAACTTCGCCCTGGAGCGCGAGGAGCTGCGAGGGCTGCTGGAGCACGTGCGCTATCCAGAGGGCCTGTTGCGCGCGACGGACCGGGTGGGCGCGGTGAAGCTCTGGGTGGGACCGGCGGGCACGCTCACCCAGCTCCACCACGACCTGGGCTCCGTCCTCTTCGGACAGGTTCATGGACGCAAGCGCTTCCGCCTCATCCCTTCATTCCAGCTCCACCACGTCTACAGCCACCTGGAGGTGTGGAGCCAGGTCGACGCCGAGCACCCCGACCTCGCGCGCTTCCCCGCGTATCGCGAGGTGGAGGTCCTGGAGACCGTCGTCGGCCCCGGCGACATGCTGTTGATTCCCGCGGGCTGGTGGCACTGGGTGCACGCGCTCGAGGTCAGCGTGTCCGTCACCTTCCAGGAGTTCGACGTCCCCGAGGGCAACACCTGGTGGAAGCTGGGATGAACGACGCGACGGCCGACTTCACTTTTCCAATGGCGGCGTCTTGGGCGGCTCCGTGGGCACGGTGCGCTCGACGCTGGGTGTCGATTGACCACCCGGGTTCGGAACGATGCGCGGCGCCGGCCGGAGGGCGGGGTTCGGCGGCGGATTCGGCACGATCTTGGGAGTGGGATCCAATGGCGTCGTCATGCGGTCCCCAGTGCGGCGTGGTGGTCTTCCCGGGTGGTATATCGCACCCTGCGAGCCATGACTCCTGACACATTCCAGGAACTCGAGCCCTCGTTGTGTGCGTGGGTCGCGGAGAACCTGTCAGGTGGAGTGGAGGTGGACCTCCTGGTGGAGGTGCTGAGGGCGACGGGGGTGGAGTCGTCCCGGGCCCGCGCGGCCGTGGTGGCCATCTGCGCGCATCCGGCGGTGTGCCAGGCCCGGGAGTCCCTGGGGCGGCGCGAGGCGCTGGAGGCGCTGCTGGAGGCCCGCTCGGCGCTCTATCGACAGTCCCTGGGCGAAGCGGGGCCGGTGGTGGAGCGGCGGCGGGGGCTGGCTCCGGAGGTGTTCTTCGAGGAGTTCTACCTGCGCAACCGCCCCGTCATCGTCGAGGGGCTCCTGGACGACTGGCCCGCGCTGTCGCGTTGGACGCCCGAATGGCTGGTGTCCCGGTTCGGCGACGAGGCGGTGGAGGTGATGGCGGGGCGCGATGGAGAGCCGGACCCCGACTTCCACGCCGAGCGTCT
The genomic region above belongs to Myxococcus stipitatus and contains:
- a CDS encoding cupin-like domain-containing protein → MADVASRLSSEWRTWLAENVVRGVATRRLVDALVDAGLAEANALDEVEAVRRGLPVAEALRRVASHEDILALLDSRVALERQSGWTRRLDRRGDLTPRQVVEQYYLPHRPVVLEGFMRDWPLMREWTPARLAERYGDVAVEVMAGREARADHDVEPDACRQVLPFGAFLRRLEQGGPTNDLYLTARNFALEREELRGLLEHVRYPEGLLRATDRVGAVKLWVGPAGTLTQLHHDLGSVLFGQVHGRKRFRLIPSFQLHHVYSHLEVWSQVDAEHPDLARFPAYREVEVLETVVGPGDMLLIPAGWWHWVHALEVSVSVTFQEFDVPEGNTWWKLG